Proteins from a single region of Meles meles chromosome 10, mMelMel3.1 paternal haplotype, whole genome shotgun sequence:
- the LOC123952102 gene encoding LOW QUALITY PROTEIN: acetyl-coenzyme A transporter 1-like (The sequence of the model RefSeq protein was modified relative to this genomic sequence to represent the inferred CDS: substituted 1 base at 1 genomic stop codon), whose amino-acid sequence MRKTGGARQEVIYLVSLESCGESAVCCSGRTGDFLFFWGTVFLITTTLVALLKKENKEVSVGKEETQGITDTYKLLFAIIKMPAVLTFCLLILTAKIGFSAADAVTGLKLVEEGVPKEHLALLAVPVVPLQIILPLIISKYTAGPQPLNIFYKAMPCRLLLGLEYALLVWWTPKAEHQGGVPMYYYIIVLLSYALHQVTLYSMYVSIMAFNAKVSDPLIGGTYMTLLNTVSNLGGNWPSTVALWLVDTLTVKECVGASNQNCRTPDAVELCKKLGGSCVTALDGYYVESIICVFIGFGXWFFLGPKLKKLQDEGPSSWKCKRNN is encoded by the coding sequence atgagaaaaacagGAGGCGCGAGGCAGGAAGTTATCTATCTGGTTTCTCTGGAGTCCTGTGGAGAAAGTGCTGTCTGCTGCAGTGGTAGAACtggagatttcctttttttctggggAACTGTATTTTTGATAACAACAACTCTAGTTGCccttctgaaaaaagaaaacaaagaagtatcagtaggaaaagaagaaaccCAAGGAATCACTGATACTTACAAGTTACTTTTTGCAATTATAAAAATGCCAGCAGTTCTGACATTTTGCCTTCTGATTCTAACTGCAAAGATTGGTTTTTCAGCAGCAGATGCAGTAACAGGACTAAAATTGGTAGAAGAGGGAGTACCCAAAGAACATTTAGCCTTATTGGCAGTTCCAGTGGTTCCTTTGCAGATAATATTGCCTCTGATTATCAGCAAATACACTGCAGGACCCCAGCcactaaatatattttacaaagcCATGCCCTGCAGATTGTTGCTTGGATTAGAATATGCTCTGCTGGTTTGGTGGACTCCCAAAGCAGAACATCAAGGAGGAGTCCCTATGTATTACTATATTATAGTGCTGCTGAGTTATGCATTACATCAGGTTACATTGTACAGCATGTATGTTTCCATAATGGCTTTCAACGCGAAGGTTAGTGATCCACTTATTGGAGGAACATATATGACCCTTTTAAATACTGTGTCCAATCTGGGAGGAAACTGGCCTTCTACAGTAGCTCTTTGGCTGGTAGATACCCTCACAGTGAAAGAGTGTGTAGGAGCATCAAACCAGAATTGTCGAACACCTGATGCTGTTGAGCTTTGCAAAAAGCTTGGTGGCTCATGTGTTACGGCGCTGGATGGTTATTATGTAGAATCCatcatttgtgtttttattggATTTGGTTAGTGGTTCTTTCTTGGtccaaaattgaaaaaattacaGGATGAAGGACCATCTTCATGGAAGTGCAAAAGAAACAATTAA